Part of the Campylobacteraceae bacterium genome, GATACTCCCATATTTACAACCGCATCATTTATAGCAGCCAAAGGTCCAATTGCATTTGCAACATCATTTGCACCATGAGCAAAAGAAAGTAAAGCAGCTGCAAAAATTAAAGGAATAGTAAATAAAGTATTGACCTGAACTCTTGTATTGTCAAGTTTTGAAGCCGCTTTTACAATAAAAGGTTTAACAATAATAAATACAAGAACTGCAAGAAGTAGCGCTATTCCAGCTGCTTCAAATAAATCTAACTTAATCAGTTTTTTTAAACCTTTTAAAATTAAATACGTAGAAAATACAAAAGTCATCAGTGCTATTAAATAAGGAACAATATTTTTGGCACTTTGTATCATATCTTTTTTATACATGATTTTTTTCTTAATAAAAAATAAGAAAGCCGCGGCGATAATACCACCTAATAAAGGAGAAATAATCCATGATGCAGCAATTTTTGCCATCGTTCCCCAAGCAACAATAGAAAAACCAGCAGCAGCAATACCGGATCCCATAACTCCACCTACAATAGAATGAGTAGTAGAAACAGGAGCACCTATAGCAGTTGCAAAATTAAGCCAAATTGCTGCTGATAATAAAGCAGCTGCCATGACCCAAATAAATACTTCGGGATCAGAAATTAAAGCAGGATCAATAATTCCTTTTTTAATGGTTTTGACAACATCTCCACCAGCAATAAAAGCACCTAAAGCCTCAAAAACAGCAGCTAATATAATAGCCCACATCATTGTTATAGCTTTAGACCCAACAGCAGGCCCTACATTATTTGCAACATCATTCGCACCAATATTCATAGCCATATATGCACCAAATACAGCACCCAAAACTAAAAATGTATTATTAGGTAAACCTTCATGAACGGTATACGACCAAATAAATACTAAAACTATAAAAAGTAATGCCAAAGAAAACTTAGCAAATGCCGATAGAGAGTTAGTTGTAACTGTATCAATTTTACTGATATTCAAAATAAACCTTTTGTAACTGTTTTGTAACTAAATATTCGTAGGATTATAATGGATTTTTCTTTATAAAAAACTTAAGAAAAACTTAAACTTATATGACTAAAAGCCCTATCTTGTGCAATTTCTCTATATTATGTTCTTATATTTTTGAGCTTTTAAAGGTATTTTATAATAAAACCAGCCAAGCTTTCATTATTTCATCTTTTTCTAAATAGGCTTTTGCTAATTCATGGCTATTTATATCACTTTTAATATTATTTTTAAAGTCTTTTATTTCTTCTTCATTTGGTAAAACTTCTACACTTGCTAGTTTTCCTAAATCATTTCCACTTAAAATTTTGCTGTTTATTATCTCTTTTGGAAGATTATCAAAACCAATACCTAAAGCTCCAAAGGGTTTTGCTATTTCAAAGTATCCTGTTTGTGCTCTTGTGTAAAAATTACCCCCAGCGCGTGCTACTAAATCTATTTTATAAGGGTCTATTCTATTTTTAGGCGTTAAAATGTTTTTATTAAAGTGCATTTTTACAATTTCACAAATAATAAGATTACCAGCGCCTCCATTAGGAGCTATATGAATAATATCTTTTACTATACATTCAAATTGAACAGGTGCTTCTTTTACTCTAAAGGGGTTTATTTTTTCTGATTGAAGCATAGTAAAACCTGCTTTTTCAAACTCATTTACGCCCCTTGGATAATCCGCACTGCTTAAAGACATTTGTTGCACCATGTCATAATTAACTATATTAATTACAACTTCTTTTGTTTCTTCTATATTAAGTAAAGTATCTTTTTTAGAAGCATCTTTTCCTCTGTTTACAGGAGAAAAGATTAACATAGGAGGATTGGCAGAAATGACATTAAAAAAACTAAAAGGGGAGAGATTTACTTCTCCTTTTTTAGATACAGTACTAGCAAAAGCAATAGGTCTAGGAGCTACTGCGCTTACTAAATAATTATACACATCAATAGGTGCTTCATCTTTTGGATTTAGGCTTAAAAATTCTTCCATATTCTTCCTTCTACTTTATATACTGTGTTACACTTTGTTTTATTTCTCCAAAAATACTTTTTCCCTCACCATCATTCATTGAAATTTTAATGCTGTCATTAAACTTCATAAATTCACTTTTAATATTTCCTGTTTGAATCTTTTCAACCATACGTTTTTCTGCGATACAGGAATAACCTCTTCCACCCTCTTCTATACTTTTGCCTTCTTTACCATTTAACTTATTAGAAACCGTTCCAGAACCAATAATAGTTCCAGCACTTAAGTGTCTTGTTTTAGCAGCATGAGAAACAAGTTTTGAGAATGAAAAAGTCATATCTACATTACACAAGGGATTTCCAAATAAAGCTTCATTGTAAAAAACATCAATACTCAACGCTACTTTATCATCACTCCAAGCCTCACCTAATTCATCAGGAGTTACACAAACAGGAGAAAAAGAACAAGAAGATTTGGATTGAATAAAACCAATACCTTTTGCTAATTCTTCTGGAATTAAATTACGTAAACTTACATCATTAATTAACATCAATAATATAATATGTGAAGAAGCTTCTTCTTGTGTACAAGACATAGGTACATCATTGGTAATAACTGCCACTTCTGCTTCAAAATCAATACCATAAGATTCGCTTTCTAAACAAATATTTTCTCTTGGGCCTAAAAAAGTATCAGAACCCCCTTGATACATCAAAGGGTCTTCATAAAAAGAGCTAGGAATACTAGCTCCTCTTGCTTTTCTGGTTAATTCAACATGATTTACATAAGCAGAACCATCCAACCAAGCATAAGCTCTAGGAAGGGGAGATTCACAATCCTCTTGTTTAAAAACCTTGGATTCTAATAACTCATTATTATTTAATTGTTTATACACTTTTTCTAAAAGAGGTTTAACTTTTTCCCAAGAATCTAATGCTTCTTGTAAAGTTCTTGCTATATCTTTAACTTCAACATAAGAAGTCAAAGTTTTATTAACGAGAACTAAAAGTCCATCTCTTGTATTGTTTTTTAAGCTGGCTAATTTCATTTATTTACTTTCAAACTCATCTTTATGCAACCATTTTGCGTGTTCTGGTGCTCTTTTAGTTACAGACCATTCTTCTAACATAGCCCATTTAACTTCATCCATTTTTTTCATAGCCAAAGCAGCTTCTTCTTTACTTCCTACATTTACACTTAATTCCAAACGGTGACCATCTGGATCAAACACATAAATAGATTTAAACAAACCATGATTCGTAGGCCCAACAACATCAAGACCTGCTTTTACCCATTTATCTTTTGTTTCAACTAATTCTGCATAAGATTCAATTTCAAAAGCAATATGCTGTACCCAATCAGGGGTATTTGGATCTTTAATGGGAGCATCATAGGTTGGTATTTCAAAAAATGCCAAAATATTACCTGCTCCTGCATCTAAAAAGATATGCATATAAGGATCTGGTTGTTTCGTAGATGGAACTTCGTTTTCAGCTATTGCTAAAACGAAATCCATATTAAAATGTTCTTTGTACCATAAAACCGTATTTTTCGCATCACTACAACGATAAGCAACATGATGTATCTTTTTGATTTTCATCTTTTATTCCTTTGAGTGATTAAAGAACACCACGTTTTTCTTGTTCTCGTTCAATAGATTCAAATAAAGCGGTGAAGTTACCTTCTCCAAACCCTTTATCGTCTTCTCTTTGAATCATTTCAATAAAAATAGGACCAAAAAGATTTTTGGTAAATATTTGTAAAAGGTAGGTGTTTTTGGCTTGTGAATCTACTAAAATTTGGTGATGTTGTATTCTTTTTCTATCTTCTTTAACCCAAGGAACTCTGTCCCAAATAGTATCGTAGTACTCAGGAATAATATCAAGGGTATCAATATGAGAAGCATCTAAAGAATCACATGAAGCTACTAAATCATTTGTTCTAAATGCCAAATGCTGCACACCTGGACCATCATACATATCTAAATATTCATCAATTTGATTGTTTTTGCTTCCTTTTCCTTCATTAATAGGAATACAGAATGTTCCACAAGGACTTGCAAGTGCATAAGAAATGAGTGCTGTTTTTACACCTTTGATATCAAAATATCGAACTTCAGTGAAACCAAAAACATTTTTATAAAAATCAGCCCATTTTTCCATGGTACCTTGATAAACATTATTGGTTAAGTGATCAATTTCGATAAAACCCTTATCTTTTTGAACAACAGGATTCTCTAAGGCTTCAAAATCTTTATCCCAAATAGTATTTTCACCTTCGTAAGCCTCAATAAAATAAATAAGACTGTTACCAATACCATAAATAGCAGGATACGGAAAATCCGTTTCATTAGCAGGTTTAGCGCCTCTTCTTACAGCTTCATCATATGCGAATTGTGCATTTTTTACGCGCCAACCCATAGATGAGATTGCGGGACCATGTGTTTTAGTGAATTGTGCTGAGAAACCAGCCTTTTCTTTGTTAAGTAAAAAGTGAATTTTATTTTGACTAAAGTGTAGAATATCTTTACCAACGAACTTTTGTGTTTTTGAAAAACCAAAATCCATAAACACATCTTCCATAAACTGTGTATCTGCAGATGCAAACTCTGTAAACTCAATACCAGTTAAACCTAATGGGTTTTTTAAATTTTCCATTATATTCCTCCAATTATTTTATTTACTCCAAGGAATTAAAGACAGAACGATAGATGGTTCAAAATATTTAATACCTTAAAGTATTAAAGATTTCATCCCAAATATAAACTCTATATTCTAAATATACATCAAATAATATATACTTAGACTTTAATCTCACTTCTAATAAATGAATTAATTAAAGAACTTTACAAATGTGCTTTGGAAAAGTATAACACAGACTTATGACATTTTTGTCATTTGCTTATCAAAAATATCAAATTTTTAATAAATAATTTTTCTATAAAATATTTATTTTATTTTTTGACATATTCTAAAATCTATTTTTAAAGAATACATTATATTAGATACCACAAAATAGTTATATCACTAATTATTTTTAAATCCTTGAGAATATTAAATTAAATTATTTAAATAATAAATAATTTAATTTTATTAAAATTAATCTATTTTAAATACAAAATTAGTAGTAAATTTCACACAATATAACTCAAATAATTATTATAATGTCATTATCTTACAAAAAGAATATACTTTTTAATATAAATATTGATCCAGATCATGGCAAGTATTATTTTATTGTGCTTAAATTTCACGCTTGGAATTAATAAAGAACCTTCATCTCCTTCTATATAAATAGCATCGAGTTCATTTCTTGGGTAAATGAAATTTTTATATTTAATAAGCCCAAAGGTTTACAGAAAATAAGCACTTTGAAAAAGAATTTTATTCTATGAAAGTTTTAATCTATACCCATACTCATATACATCTTCAAATAATTCGTCTTCAAGTTTTGCACTTAATTTATGCGCTAAACTTCTTAATAAAGATAGCTCTGAATACTCATCACGGTAAATAAACGATATAATTCTATCAAAACTAAGAGGTTCACCGACTTTGGAAGCCAAAACATCAAAAAACTTAATTTCATTTCCACTTAATTTTAACGCTACATCATTTTTATATAAAATCTTTTTTGCAATATTATAGCTGTGGTTCTTTGCTAAAATTATCAAAGAGTCTTTTTTTAAACATTCTTGATTTTTAAAAAAATATTTATGTTGATGTAAAGCAGTTTTAATAGCGATATCTAGATTTCTATCCCTACAAGGTTTTGTTAAATAGGAATAAGATTCACTTCCCATTGCATCTTTAAACTTAGAATCATCGTTAGAGGAAGTTAAAAATACTATAGGAATTTGATATTTTTTCCAAA contains:
- a CDS encoding inorganic phosphate transporter; translated protein: MLNISKIDTVTTNSLSAFAKFSLALLFIVLVFIWSYTVHEGLPNNTFLVLGAVFGAYMAMNIGANDVANNVGPAVGSKAITMMWAIILAAVFEALGAFIAGGDVVKTIKKGIIDPALISDPEVFIWVMAAALLSAAIWLNFATAIGAPVSTTHSIVGGVMGSGIAAAGFSIVAWGTMAKIAASWIISPLLGGIIAAAFLFFIKKKIMYKKDMIQSAKNIVPYLIALMTFVFSTYLILKGLKKLIKLDLFEAAGIALLLAVLVFIIVKPFIVKAASKLDNTRVQVNTLFTIPLIFAAALLSFAHGANDVANAIGPLAAINDAVVNMGVSSKVEIPLWIMGIGALGIAVGLALYGPKLIKTVGSEITELDQVRAFSIAMAAAITVIIASQLGLPVSSTHIAVGGVFGVGFLREYLDSSESKMISQMRKRLKRDKKILNSFESELSSIEKIEKKSKSDYQRIVELYKLIDNNIEVVKEDKKQFKSAKSVKYVKRDAVKKIIAAWVITVPAAALLSASVFFMIKGIMS
- a CDS encoding flavin reductase family protein, whose translation is MEEFLSLNPKDEAPIDVYNYLVSAVAPRPIAFASTVSKKGEVNLSPFSFFNVISANPPMLIFSPVNRGKDASKKDTLLNIEETKEVVINIVNYDMVQQMSLSSADYPRGVNEFEKAGFTMLQSEKINPFRVKEAPVQFECIVKDIIHIAPNGGAGNLIICEIVKMHFNKNILTPKNRIDPYKIDLVARAGGNFYTRAQTGYFEIAKPFGALGIGFDNLPKEIINSKILSGNDLGKLASVEVLPNEEEIKDFKNNIKSDINSHELAKAYLEKDEIMKAWLVLL
- a CDS encoding fumarylacetoacetate hydrolase family protein; protein product: MKLASLKNNTRDGLLVLVNKTLTSYVEVKDIARTLQEALDSWEKVKPLLEKVYKQLNNNELLESKVFKQEDCESPLPRAYAWLDGSAYVNHVELTRKARGASIPSSFYEDPLMYQGGSDTFLGPRENICLESESYGIDFEAEVAVITNDVPMSCTQEEASSHIILLMLINDVSLRNLIPEELAKGIGFIQSKSSCSFSPVCVTPDELGEAWSDDKVALSIDVFYNEALFGNPLCNVDMTFSFSKLVSHAAKTRHLSAGTIIGSGTVSNKLNGKEGKSIEEGGRGYSCIAEKRMVEKIQTGNIKSEFMKFNDSIKISMNDGEGKSIFGEIKQSVTQYIK
- a CDS encoding VOC family protein: MKIKKIHHVAYRCSDAKNTVLWYKEHFNMDFVLAIAENEVPSTKQPDPYMHIFLDAGAGNILAFFEIPTYDAPIKDPNTPDWVQHIAFEIESYAELVETKDKWVKAGLDVVGPTNHGLFKSIYVFDPDGHRLELSVNVGSKEEAALAMKKMDEVKWAMLEEWSVTKRAPEHAKWLHKDEFESK
- the hppD gene encoding 4-hydroxyphenylpyruvate dioxygenase, which codes for MENLKNPLGLTGIEFTEFASADTQFMEDVFMDFGFSKTQKFVGKDILHFSQNKIHFLLNKEKAGFSAQFTKTHGPAISSMGWRVKNAQFAYDEAVRRGAKPANETDFPYPAIYGIGNSLIYFIEAYEGENTIWDKDFEALENPVVQKDKGFIEIDHLTNNVYQGTMEKWADFYKNVFGFTEVRYFDIKGVKTALISYALASPCGTFCIPINEGKGSKNNQIDEYLDMYDGPGVQHLAFRTNDLVASCDSLDASHIDTLDIIPEYYDTIWDRVPWVKEDRKRIQHHQILVDSQAKNTYLLQIFTKNLFGPIFIEMIQREDDKGFGEGNFTALFESIEREQEKRGVL
- a CDS encoding response regulator, which codes for MTKLMNLQDKTIEVLIVEDEIVLALGMEASLEDLGYKVPSITTSVDAALKSLKEYSFDIVIMDINLKGKKTGIQAAKTIWKKYQIPIVFLTSSNDDSKFKDAMGSESYSYLTKPCRDRNLDIAIKTALHQHKYFFKNQECLKKDSLIILAKNHSYNIAKKILYKNDVALKLSGNEIKFFDVLASKVGEPLSFDRIISFIYRDEYSELSLLRSLAHKLSAKLEDELFEDVYEYGYRLKLS